In a genomic window of Nostoc sp. UHCC 0870:
- the lgt gene encoding prolipoprotein diacylglyceryl transferase — protein MVLDLSILPLAFLFTSPGPILVEIGPITIRWYGLLIASAVLIGVSLSQYLAKRRHVNPELLSDLSIWLVIAAIPAARIYYVLFEWSEYAQNPGRIIAIWQGGIAIHGAIIGGTLAALMFAKLKRVSFWQLADLIAPSLILGQAIGRWGNFFNSEAFGRPTNLPWKLYIPPESRPPVLASYEYFHPTFLYESVWNLMVFALLITLFFRGLSGKPRLRVGTLFMLYLVAYSLGRFWIEGLRTDSLMLGPLRIAQVVSLTGISLGLAGLAWLYLRKRPLPDVVSPVKEE, from the coding sequence ATGGTACTGGATCTTTCTATTTTGCCTTTGGCGTTTTTATTCACTTCCCCCGGCCCTATTCTGGTGGAAATCGGCCCAATTACTATTCGCTGGTATGGCTTATTAATCGCCTCTGCTGTCTTAATCGGTGTTAGTCTTTCCCAGTATTTAGCAAAACGCCGTCATGTTAATCCAGAGTTGCTGAGTGATTTGTCAATTTGGCTGGTAATTGCAGCCATTCCCGCAGCCCGAATTTATTATGTTTTATTTGAATGGTCAGAATATGCCCAAAATCCAGGCAGGATTATTGCGATTTGGCAAGGAGGTATTGCCATTCATGGGGCAATTATTGGCGGTACTTTGGCTGCACTGATGTTTGCCAAGCTTAAACGGGTTTCTTTTTGGCAATTAGCTGATTTAATCGCACCTTCGCTGATTTTAGGACAGGCGATCGGGCGTTGGGGTAATTTCTTCAATTCTGAAGCTTTTGGTCGTCCTACCAATTTACCTTGGAAATTGTACATTCCACCCGAAAGCCGCCCCCCAGTTTTAGCCAGTTATGAATATTTTCATCCCACTTTCCTCTACGAATCTGTGTGGAATTTAATGGTGTTTGCGCTGCTTATAACTTTATTCTTTCGCGGTTTATCGGGTAAGCCACGCTTGCGGGTAGGTACTTTATTTATGCTTTACCTGGTAGCTTACAGCCTAGGACGTTTTTGGATTGAGGGACTTCGCACTGATAGTTTGATGTTGGGGCCATTACGAATTGCACAAGTGGTCAGCCTCACTGGTATATCCTTGGGATTAGCTGGTTTAGCGTGGCTGTATCTCCGTAAACGCCCTTTACCTGACGTGGTTTCTCCCGTTAAGGAGGAGTAG
- the cobM gene encoding precorrin-4 C(11)-methyltransferase produces MKANQNILEPKVYIVGAGPGDPDLLTLKGQKLLAVADVILFADSLIPEQLLQFCREDAEIIRTANKTLEEILPLMIERVRSQQKSVVRLQSGDPSLYSAIHEQIQLLAEANIPFEVIPGISAFQAAAAKLNVELTVPGLVQTIILTRISGRTEVPAREELASLAAHKASLCLYLSARHVENAQAKLLEHYPADTPVAICFRIGWPDEKIRVVPLTQMADCTQQENLMRTTLYVISPALSSTNGRSRLYDPKYSRLFRQVGR; encoded by the coding sequence ATGAAAGCTAATCAAAATATCTTAGAACCGAAAGTTTATATTGTGGGAGCAGGCCCTGGAGATCCAGATTTACTAACGCTGAAAGGTCAAAAACTGCTTGCTGTTGCGGATGTGATTTTATTCGCTGATTCCCTAATTCCTGAACAGCTCTTGCAATTTTGTCGGGAAGATGCGGAAATTATTCGCACTGCTAATAAAACTTTGGAAGAAATTTTACCTCTAATGATCGAACGGGTGCGATCGCAACAAAAATCTGTGGTACGCTTGCAATCAGGTGATCCTAGCCTCTACAGTGCTATACATGAGCAAATACAGCTTCTGGCTGAGGCAAATATTCCCTTTGAAGTCATCCCTGGTATTAGTGCTTTCCAAGCCGCAGCCGCTAAACTCAATGTAGAGTTGACTGTCCCAGGTTTAGTGCAAACGATTATCTTGACACGCATTAGCGGGCGTACAGAAGTCCCAGCCAGAGAAGAGTTAGCCTCTTTAGCAGCCCATAAAGCTAGTTTATGTTTATATCTGAGTGCGCGTCATGTAGAAAATGCCCAAGCTAAATTACTAGAACACTATCCAGCAGATACCCCCGTAGCTATTTGCTTCCGCATCGGCTGGCCAGATGAAAAAATTAGGGTTGTACCTCTGACCCAAATGGCAGACTGTACTCAGCAAGAAAATTTGATGCGGACAACGCTATATGTGATTAGTCCAGCATTATCGTCAACAAATGGGCGATCGCGGTTATATGATCCTAAGTATAGTCGTTTATTCCGTCAGGTTGGGAGATAG
- a CDS encoding phenylpyruvate tautomerase MIF-related protein encodes MPLIKVQTSASAPQKAEIEAMLKSLSAKLAKHLGKPESYVMTAFEAEMPMTFAGTTEPVCYIEIKSIGTMELNQTEAMSQDFCQQINQTLGVSQNRIYIEFADAKGAMWGWNGSTFG; translated from the coding sequence ATGCCTTTAATTAAAGTCCAAACTTCTGCATCTGCACCGCAAAAAGCTGAAATTGAGGCTATGTTGAAAAGCCTGTCAGCTAAGTTAGCCAAGCATTTAGGTAAGCCGGAATCTTATGTCATGACTGCATTTGAAGCGGAAATGCCTATGACTTTTGCTGGTACTACAGAACCAGTTTGTTATATAGAGATTAAGAGTATTGGCACAATGGAGCTCAATCAAACTGAGGCGATGAGTCAAGATTTTTGCCAACAGATTAATCAAACTCTCGGAGTGTCGCAAAATCGCATTTACATTGAGTTTGCTGATGCTAAGGGTGCAATGTGGGGCTGGAACGGCTCAACGTTTGGTTAG
- the rlmN gene encoding 23S rRNA (adenine(2503)-C(2))-methyltransferase RlmN translates to MSATPLVYPVNSTISETTTLPPLLGASVTELTAWVQQQGQPAYRGKQLHDWIYHKGVRSLADISAFPKQWRADVADIPIGRSQIHYRSVAPDSTVKYLLQLSDGQIVETVGIPTDKRLTVCVSTQVGCPMACDFCATGKGGYKRNLGRHEIVDQVLTVQEDFQQRVSHVVFMGMGEPLLNTENVLGAIKSLNQDVGIGQRSLTLSTVGIRDRIRELAEHHLQVTLAVSLHAPNQALREQLIPSARSYPIEDLMAECREYVEITGRRVSFEYILLAGVNDLPEHALQLAKRLRGFQCHVNLIPYNPIQEVEYKRPKSDRIQAFVTVLQQQKIAVSVRYSRGLEADAACGQLRTSKS, encoded by the coding sequence ATGTCTGCTACGCCTCTTGTTTACCCAGTTAACTCAACCATCTCAGAAACAACAACTTTGCCGCCCTTACTCGGTGCTTCGGTGACGGAGTTAACTGCTTGGGTACAGCAGCAGGGACAACCTGCTTACAGAGGGAAGCAACTCCACGATTGGATATATCACAAAGGAGTGCGATCGCTAGCTGATATTTCTGCGTTTCCTAAGCAATGGCGAGCAGATGTTGCAGATATCCCCATCGGGCGTTCTCAGATTCATTACCGATCTGTTGCACCAGATAGCACAGTAAAGTACCTTCTGCAACTATCCGATGGGCAGATTGTGGAAACAGTGGGGATTCCGACAGATAAGCGTTTAACTGTTTGTGTATCTACTCAGGTGGGTTGTCCAATGGCGTGTGATTTCTGCGCTACTGGGAAAGGTGGCTACAAACGTAATTTGGGCAGACATGAAATTGTTGATCAAGTATTAACTGTGCAAGAAGATTTTCAGCAACGGGTGAGTCATGTGGTATTTATGGGCATGGGTGAACCGTTGTTAAATACAGAGAATGTTTTAGGGGCAATTAAATCTTTAAATCAAGATGTAGGGATTGGACAGCGATCGCTAACTTTATCTACTGTAGGAATCCGCGATCGCATCCGGGAGTTAGCCGAACATCATTTACAAGTTACCCTGGCGGTGAGTCTGCACGCCCCCAACCAAGCACTACGCGAACAACTTATCCCCAGTGCGCGTTCCTATCCCATCGAAGATTTAATGGCTGAATGTCGGGAATATGTAGAAATTACTGGCAGACGTGTAAGTTTTGAATATATCTTGCTGGCTGGTGTGAACGATTTACCAGAACACGCCTTACAACTAGCCAAGCGTCTGCGGGGATTTCAATGTCATGTCAACTTGATTCCTTACAATCCTATTCAGGAAGTTGAGTACAAACGCCCTAAGAGCGATCGCATTCAAGCTTTTGTCACAGTTCTGCAACAGCAAAAAATCGCTGTTAGCGTCCGCTATTCCCGTGGTTTAGAAGCTGATGCGGCCTGTGGACAACTAAGAACAAGTAAGTCGTAA
- a CDS encoding DUF3146 family protein, with protein sequence MSAKRLPETTAHVKITRQSWQHGFLEGEVSAGDFEWYFQWNFRLGELSVKPSQGRALIKEPLGRFLEQQDYQLEPGGDYAFTIRAKL encoded by the coding sequence GTGAGTGCTAAACGTTTGCCAGAAACTACCGCCCATGTCAAAATCACCCGCCAATCCTGGCAACACGGCTTCCTAGAAGGTGAAGTGAGTGCAGGGGATTTTGAGTGGTATTTCCAATGGAATTTTCGCCTGGGGGAACTTTCCGTGAAGCCTTCCCAGGGTCGGGCTTTAATCAAAGAACCTCTGGGAAGGTTCTTGGAACAGCAAGATTATCAGCTAGAACCAGGCGGAGACTATGCGTTTACGATTCGCGCAAAATTATGA
- a CDS encoding pre-16S rRNA-processing nuclease YqgF: MAFSEFSPTQPVILGFDPGKDKCGVALMGLDRQLYYHQVVLSDEAIATINNLRQRFPVSLLVMGNQTTAKRWKQQLQQELAEPLNIVLVDERYSTLEARDRYWQMYPPKGLTKLLPQGMRQPPRPIDDIVAILLIERYLSRLTESVNS; this comes from the coding sequence ATGGCTTTTAGTGAATTTTCCCCAACACAACCAGTCATTTTAGGTTTCGATCCCGGTAAAGATAAATGTGGTGTAGCCTTGATGGGATTAGACCGACAATTGTATTATCACCAAGTAGTGCTTTCAGATGAGGCGATCGCTACCATTAATAACCTACGTCAAAGGTTTCCCGTTTCCTTGTTGGTGATGGGTAATCAAACTACAGCCAAACGTTGGAAACAGCAATTGCAACAAGAATTAGCCGAACCATTAAATATTGTGTTAGTAGACGAGCGTTATAGTACCTTAGAAGCACGCGATCGCTATTGGCAGATGTATCCGCCCAAAGGACTGACAAAGCTACTTCCACAGGGAATGCGCCAGCCACCACGGCCTATAGATGACATTGTGGCTATTCTCTTAATCGAAAGATATTTAAGCCGCCTAACTGAATCAGTTAACAGTTAA
- a CDS encoding DUF3084 domain-containing protein yields the protein MTTGYILIAAILILGGVIATAGDRIGTRVGKARLSLFKLRPKNTAVVVTIFSGVLTAATTLAILFLADEGLRKGVFELEDIQKDLRQKREQLKVAEEQKSQVEAERNQANQELETTKKEKFTAQQDLAQTQTKLQRTQNQYQKAIAELQSVYNQRKALQIAVTKLEAERRRLYVEAQKAIAERDREIAKRQTAIEQRDQELSNRQQAIEQRDQKISQLDKLIQNRNLEIIEREKVIAKRESLLKELEKQQDYLEQEVARLEKYYQSYRDLRLGKLALVRGQVIAAAVVRVNQSTTAQQVIVQLLQEANRNASIELAEPGTAANTQLLRVTPDRVEQLIKQISDGREYVVRIFSAGNYVRGEKQIEFFADTARNVLVFSEGEVLATTTADSKTMTSYQLRQRLDLLISASQFRARNAGIVEGVQIDGTFIRFVALLRQFQQPVDIKAVAAEDTYTAGPLRVRLVAIQNGKVVLST from the coding sequence GCGATCGCATCGGCACAAGAGTTGGCAAAGCACGCCTCTCTCTCTTTAAGCTTCGCCCCAAAAACACGGCTGTAGTGGTAACTATTTTTAGTGGTGTATTGACAGCAGCCACTACCCTAGCTATCCTGTTTTTGGCTGATGAAGGCTTGCGGAAAGGGGTATTTGAGTTAGAAGATATTCAAAAAGACCTCAGACAAAAACGAGAACAGCTCAAAGTGGCTGAAGAGCAAAAAAGTCAGGTAGAGGCTGAACGCAACCAAGCCAATCAAGAATTAGAAACCACCAAAAAAGAAAAATTTACAGCGCAGCAAGATTTAGCTCAAACCCAAACTAAACTTCAGCGCACCCAGAATCAGTATCAAAAAGCCATAGCTGAACTCCAAAGTGTTTACAATCAAAGGAAAGCACTACAAATAGCTGTCACCAAGCTGGAAGCAGAACGTAGACGGCTGTATGTTGAAGCTCAAAAAGCAATTGCCGAACGCGATCGCGAAATAGCTAAACGCCAAACTGCGATAGAACAGCGCGATCAAGAACTGAGTAACCGTCAACAAGCCATAGAACAGCGCGATCAAAAAATTTCTCAACTAGATAAACTCATCCAAAATCGCAATCTAGAGATTATCGAGAGAGAAAAGGTCATAGCCAAACGGGAATCTCTTCTCAAAGAATTGGAAAAACAACAGGACTATCTAGAACAGGAAGTAGCAAGACTGGAAAAATATTACCAGTCATATCGGGACTTACGCTTAGGTAAATTAGCCTTAGTTCGAGGTCAAGTTATTGCGGCGGCTGTAGTGCGTGTTAATCAGTCAACTACTGCCCAGCAAGTAATTGTACAACTACTGCAAGAAGCCAATCGTAATGCTAGCATCGAATTAGCTGAACCTGGAACTGCTGCTAATACACAACTACTGCGTGTGACTCCAGACAGGGTTGAGCAGCTGATAAAACAAATTAGTGACGGTCGAGAATACGTAGTGAGAATTTTCTCGGCTGGCAATTATGTGAGGGGGGAAAAACAGATAGAATTTTTCGCTGATACAGCTAGAAACGTCTTAGTCTTTTCTGAAGGTGAGGTACTGGCGACAACTACCGCCGATTCTAAAACTATGACCTCATATCAGTTAAGGCAAAGATTGGATTTATTAATTTCAGCATCCCAATTTCGTGCTAGAAATGCGGGTATTGTCGAAGGTGTACAAATTGATGGTACGTTTATTCGCTTTGTGGCCTTGTTGAGACAGTTCCAGCAACCTGTAGACATTAAAGCAGTAGCAGCAGAAGACACTTACACGGCTGGCCCTTTGAGAGTAAGACTAGTAGCAATTCAAAACGGCAAAGTGGTTTTAAGCACTTAA